The Planctomycetaceae bacterium nucleotide sequence CGGCACTGGAGTCCGCCCACGCCGTCGCCCACGCCGTCAAGATGGCCCCCAAGATGGGCAAGGACAAGATCCTCCTGGTAAACCTGAGCGGCCGCGGCGACAAAGACTGCAACGAGATCGCCGAGATCCTCAAGCAACGGGGAGGGGAGGGACGACACAGAGACGCTGAGGGACAGAGATGACGGGGAGGGGAGGGACGACGTAGAGACGCTGAGGGACAGAGGTGGGAAGAAGAGAAGAGAGAAGAAGAGAAGAAAGACAAAAGAGACAAGAAGAATGACAAGGATGAAGAAAGCCGCGCAGAATATGGAGATTGCTGAGCAAGGGGAATGAGAATGAATGACGACGCGGGTATGAATCAAAATAAGGGTGGCAGGCAGTTTGGTGCAGACGAGTATCCGTTGCAGGAACTGACCAACGCTGTCATTGCGGCGGCTATTTATGTGCATCGAAAGCTGGGGCCAGGATACCTTGAACAGATATATGAAAACGCGTTGGTGATCGAGCTGGAGTCGCGCGGCCGCGTTGTCGAACGGCAGAAGAGCTTCGATGTGTATTACAAGGGCTTCCTTGTCGGACAGCACCGCCTGGACTTGCTCGTCGACGATCAAGTTGTTCTTGAACTGAAATCCGTCGAAGCCTTGGCTGCTATCCATGTAGCCCAATTGAGGAGCATACTGAAAGCCTCTGGCAAACGAATTGGGCTGCTGATGAACTTCAATCAGCCGACGCTGGCGAAGGGGCTAAAACGCGTTATCCTCTAGGCGCAAACGTTGTGTCTCTCAGTGTCGTCCCTCCGCGTCCCCGCCCCGTCCCGGCAGTTGGTTTGTTTTGGATCCTGAAAAATTGCCTTGATGCCTGTGCGCTTTAGGCGCACAATTGTGCGCATAATGAGAACATCACAGGGACAAGCGATCATCTGGTTGTTTCCTCGCGTGCGCAGCGCTGTGCTGACGCTGATTCTACGCGACCCTCAGCGGCGCTGGCACCTGCGGGACGTGGTCCGCCGAACCGGTTGCGCCATCGGCAGCGTCCGCCGCGAGTTGACGGGGCTGGCAGCCTGCGGCATCGTAACTTCCACGCGCGACGGAAACCGTACGTACTATCAGGCGGCGGCAAATTGTCCCATCGGCCCGGAACTGAGAGGGATCGTTCGTAAGACATCCGGAATGGCCGACGTGCTTGCCGAGGCGCTCAAACCACTGGCAAGGCGCATTGCAGTCGCCTTTGTATATGGTTCGCAGGCCGCCGGCACGGCCGGGGCTTCCAGCGACGTGGACTTGATGGTGGTCGGTAATGTGTCGTTCGCCCGGGTTGTTGCCGCTGTGGGTCCGGCGCAGGATGAATTGACCCGAGAAGTCAATCCAACGGTTTTCTCGCCGACTGAATTCAAAACCAAGATGGCCTCAGGGCACCACTTCCTTCACGCCGTCATGAAGGGACCCAAGATATTCATAGTAGGAGATGCCAATGACCTTGCAGGACTGGCAAAATAACGGTTGGCTCACGGAGCACCAGTCGAGCCCGCAGGAGATCATTGATCTGCTGGCTGTAGCAGACCGGGACCTCAAGGACTGCCAGTCCGAAGGCTTGAGCGCTGACTGGCGATTCAACATCGCGTACAACGCTCTCTTGCAGACAGCCACAGCCGCACTGGCGGCGGCAGGATATCGTGCTACTCGTGACGCGCACCATTTTCGAGTTCTCCAGTCGCTGGCACTCACGGTGGGGCTGGATGCCAAGGTTATCCGCAAGCACGACGCTTTCCGCAAGAAACGCAATCTGACCGGATACGAACGCGTTGGCGCTGTTTCCGATCAGGAAGTGGTTGAGGTCATTCAGGCGGCGCAGAGCGTACGGCAGGCCACAGAAGAATGGATCGCCACTAACTACCCCCATTTGCTTCTCTAGGGCGCCCCCTGACCCTGCACTCCCCATCGGAAATTGCCAATTGGAAATTGGAAATGCCCTCCCGCCTGCGGGTATAGTGGCGGACATGAGCAACGACAATCGACTGGCAAAGAGTTTTGCCGCCCTGCGTGCCTCTGGCAAGCGCACGATGGTGCCGTTTCTGACGGCGGGGTTTCCGGACCTGAAGACGACCGGGGCGCTGCTGGCGGAGATCGAGGCCCGCGGGGTGGCGGTCTGCGAGATCGGGTTTCCGTTCTCGGACTCCATCGCGGATGGGCCGACCATTCAGTCCTCGTATTATCACGCGCTTGAGGGCGGGGTCACGTGCGAGGGGATATTCGAGATGGTCAAGGCCTATCGCAAGGGCGGGGGCAAGATGGCCTTGGTGGCGATGGTCAGCGACTCGATTGTCTATCGCCGCGGGTATGAGGGGTTTTCGGCCGCGGCGGCAGAGGCTGGGTTCGACGCGCTGTTGATCCCCGACCTGCCGCTGGAGGAGGCGTTGAAGGTTCAGCCGGTGGCGGCGTCGCACGGGCTGTGCTGCATCATGCTGGTGGCCCCGACCTCGACGGCTGAACGCCGCGAGCAGATCGCCCGCTCCAGCACCGGGTTCGTCTACTACATGTCGGTAGCCGGCATCACCGGGGCCCGCACCGCTTTGCCTGCGGCGACGCTGGCGGCAGTGGCCGAGCTCAAGACCAAGACCGACACCCCCATCTGCGTGGGATTCGGCATCTCCTCGCCGGAGATGGTGTCCGAGGTCTGCAAGGCCGCCGACGGCGCGATTGTCGGCTCGGCCATCGTGGCCCAGATCGCCAAGCGGACGGCTGACCACCCGCAAACGCTGGTCAAAGACATCGGCAACTTCGTAGCCGAACTTCTGGCCGGAGCGGCCGGTGCCAGATAACACGCGGTGAAGACATTCTCATGAAGATGCGGAAATTAAGAGGCCTCTATGAAACATGTCAAACTTGAGACGGTGTCCTTGAAGAACCACTCTGAACTCAACGAGGCTTGGATTCAGAAGGTCATAGCAGATGACCCGGCAATCCTGGGCTTAGGCGATTTGGTCCTTCGGGACAAAGAACGCCCTCAGCCGCGAGCCGGAAGACTCGATCTGTTGCTTCAAGACAGCGACGACAAACGCTATGAAGTGGAGATTCAATTAGGAGCCACGGATGAAACGCATATCATCGGGACGATTGAGTACTGGGATATCGAAAGGAATCGCTACCCGCAGTATGAGCATTGTGCAGTTATTGTGGCGGAAGATATCACAAGCAGGTTTCTCAATGTCATTAACCTGTTCAACGGAACAATCCCCCTAGTTGCCCTTCAAATGACGGCAATCAAGGCCGACGGAGGGATCGGGCTCAATTTCACAAAGGTCCTCGACGAACGGAGTTTGGGTGTTGTTGATGAGGATGAAGATATAGTGGTCACAGACCGGGCTTATTGGGAAAAACGCACCCCCAAAACCATCATGGAATTGGCAGACCGCATCTTGGGCATTGTGAACGAGACCGATCCGGCATTCAACTTCAAGTACAACAAGTTTTATATCGGGATGGCCAAGGGTGGGATCACGAACAACTTTATCTGGTGTGAATTGAACAAGTCCCATCTCCGGCTGAACGTCAGGTTACCAAAGGACGAATCGCTCTCAGGCCAGTTGGATGAAGCCGGCTTGGATCTTATGAGCTATAAGTGGGGAGCTCTGAGAATCCGTCTCAAGCCGGAAGATCTTCCTAAACACGTGGGTCTCATCAAGATGGTCTTGGACAAGGCGTATAGCATTTCCCAGTAGCGTCGCCTTCAGTGCGACGCTGGCGGCCGCCATGTCTGTGCCTGCCCTGGAGCATGGCGGCTGATAAACGGCCGCCATCGCACCCGGCGCGTCTGAGTCCAATCTTGTCGCTGACTACAATAATGTAGCCAATCCGCCGAAATCGCGACAAGTATGTAACAAAATGCAGCCACCTCATATAAAACAAGTCGTTTTAAGTTATTGATAAATAGATTCTTATGTTAACAATGGGTATCTGGCACGTTCCATGCTTTATATCTTGGCAGGCCACCGGTGTCTCTGCAGTGGATGCGAGGCTGCTGGATGCATGATGGAGTGCGTTGGGCTGGGGGGCTGTCGAATTACCGTGGCGCTGGGCCGACAGGCTGCCTGCGGCGCGTTCGACAGTCTCCCCGGCTTTTTTGTCCGCCCGACGCCGGAAAAGAAAGAGTGCGGGATTGCGCGGATTGGGAAAAGATTAAGAGGATTAAGAACAAAGAGATGATGGAAGACGAAGACGTGTCCCGTCTCTTTGCTCCGTCTTTTCCCAATCCTCTTAATCCCCTGAATCCGTGCAATCCTGCTCTCCCCGACCCGAAAGTCAGGAGACGAACATGACGCCCAAAGAGTTTTTCGAGTTCGCCAGGAAGAACAAAGCCGAGATGATGGACCTCAAGTTCGTCGACATGCTCGGCACGTGGCAGCACTGTTCCTATCCCATCGCCACCATCAACGAGAGCGTCTTTGAAGAGGGTCTGGGCTTCGACGGCTCGTCTATCCGCGGGTGGCAGGAGATCCACAAGTCGGACATGATGGCCGTCTGCGACCCGAACACGGCGGTGCTCGATCCGTTTTTCGCGCGGCCGACCGTCAGCGTGATCGCCAATATCGTCGACCCCGAGACGCGCGAGGACTACTCGCGCGACCCGCGCCACGTGGCCAAGCGGGCGGCGGCGTGGCTCAAGGAGACCGGCATCGGCGACACGTGCTTCCTGGGCCCCGAGGCCGAGTTCTTCATCTTCGACGAGGTGCGCTACGAGCAGAACCAGCACACCGGCTACTACCAGATCGACTCGTCCGAAGGCGCCTGGAACACCGCGCGATTCGAGGAGCCCAACCTCGGCTATAAACCCAGTTTCAAGGGCGGGTACTTTCCGGTCAGCCCGACCGACACGTTTCACGACCTTCGCGGCGAGATGGTGCATGAGATGATGAAGGTCGGCATCAAGGTCGAGGCGCACCATCACGAGGTCGCCACGGCAGGCCAGAGCGAAATCGACATGAAGTTCGACGAGCTGACCAAGATGTGCGATCAGTTCATGTGGTACAAGTACATCATCAAGAACGTCGCCAAGCGTCACGGCAAGACGGTCACGTTCATGCCCAAGCCGATCTTCGAAGACAACGGCAGCGGCATGCACACGCACATTTCGATCTGGAAGGGCGGCAAGCCCCTGTTCGCCGGCAAGAAGTACGCCGGGCTGTCGGACATGGCGCTGTACGCGGCGGGCGGGCTGCTGCGGCACGCCCCGGCGCTGCTGGCGATTGCCGCCCCGACGACCAACTCGTACCGCCGCCTGGTTCCGGGCTTCGAGGCGCCGGTGAACCTGGTGATGTCGGCCCGAAACCGCTCGGCGTCGCTGCGGATTCCGATGTACTCCAAGAACCCCAAGGCCAAGCGCCTGGAGTTCCGCTGCCCGGACCCGACGGCCAACGGGTACCTGGCCTGGTCGGCGATGCTGATGGCCGTGATCGACGGCATCCAGAACAAGATCGACCCGGGCGAGCCGCTGGACAAGAACATCTACGAGTTGAGCAAGAAGGAACTCGACACGATCCCCAAGGTGCCCGGTTCGCTGGAAGAGTCGATCGCGGCGCTGGAGAAGGATCACGCGTTCCTGCTCAAGGGCAAGGTGTTCAGCAAGGACCTCATCGAGGCGTGGATCACGTGGAAGCGCGAGAAGGAGATCGCTCCGATGGCGCTGCGCCCACACCCGCACGAGTTCCACATGTACTACGACAGTTAAGTGGCACAGCCTTTCCAGGCTGTGGCTTCCCGCTGCAGACCTCACAGGCTGGAAAGCCCGTGCCACCGGGAAAGGCCGAGGCAAACGAATTCGCGGGCAGACGATTTCGTATGCTGGCGCAGCGAGTGTTTGCGTTTCGGGCAAAACCGCTACAATAGGCGGCCCGGCCCGATCCGGCGACAGCGTGCGGCGTACGAATGGAAAGGATGGTTCGGCAAACGATGTTGAGGCCTCAGAAAGCCCAGGGACTTTACGACCCCGCCAACGAGCATGACTCGTGCGGGATCGGCGCGGTGGTGAACATTAACGGCCGCCGCGAGCACGCGATCATCGACTACGGCAGGCAGATCCTGCTCAACCTGCACCATCGCGGGGCGGCCGGCAGCGACGAGGTCACCGGCGACGGGGCGGGGATCCTCATGCAGGTTCCGCGGGAGTTTCTGCCCAAGGCCGCCGCGGCGGCGGGCGTGGCGCTGCCTCGCGACAACGCCTGGGCGGTGGGCATGGCGTTCGTCTCGCGCGACAGCGGCGACTCCAACGCCGTCTGGGAAAACATCGTCGCCCAGGGTCTGGCGCACTACGGGCTCAAGGTGTTGGGCTGGCGCACGGTCCCTGCCGACAATAGCTGCCTGGGTCAGATCGCCCGATCGAGCGAGCCGGGGGTGCGGCAGTTCTTCACCGACACGGCGGGCCTGGAGGGGGAGGCCCTCGAGCGCAAGTGCTTCATGGCGCGCAAGCGCGTCGAGCGCCTCACGCGCGAGCGGTTCGGGCCCGACAGCGAGTTCTACATCTGCTCCTTCTCCGCCCAGACGCTGGTCTACAA carries:
- a CDS encoding GxxExxY protein is translated as MNDDAGMNQNKGGRQFGADEYPLQELTNAVIAAAIYVHRKLGPGYLEQIYENALVIELESRGRVVERQKSFDVYYKGFLVGQHRLDLLVDDQVVLELKSVEALAAIHVAQLRSILKASGKRIGLLMNFNQPTLAKGLKRVIL
- a CDS encoding nucleotidyltransferase domain-containing protein, with the protein product MLTLILRDPQRRWHLRDVVRRTGCAIGSVRRELTGLAACGIVTSTRDGNRTYYQAAANCPIGPELRGIVRKTSGMADVLAEALKPLARRIAVAFVYGSQAAGTAGASSDVDLMVVGNVSFARVVAAVGPAQDELTREVNPTVFSPTEFKTKMASGHHFLHAVMKGPKIFIVGDANDLAGLAK
- the trpA gene encoding tryptophan synthase subunit alpha, which encodes MSNDNRLAKSFAALRASGKRTMVPFLTAGFPDLKTTGALLAEIEARGVAVCEIGFPFSDSIADGPTIQSSYYHALEGGVTCEGIFEMVKAYRKGGGKMALVAMVSDSIVYRRGYEGFSAAAAEAGFDALLIPDLPLEEALKVQPVAASHGLCCIMLVAPTSTAERREQIARSSTGFVYYMSVAGITGARTALPAATLAAVAELKTKTDTPICVGFGISSPEMVSEVCKAADGAIVGSAIVAQIAKRTADHPQTLVKDIGNFVAELLAGAAGAR
- the glnA gene encoding type I glutamate--ammonia ligase; amino-acid sequence: MTPKEFFEFARKNKAEMMDLKFVDMLGTWQHCSYPIATINESVFEEGLGFDGSSIRGWQEIHKSDMMAVCDPNTAVLDPFFARPTVSVIANIVDPETREDYSRDPRHVAKRAAAWLKETGIGDTCFLGPEAEFFIFDEVRYEQNQHTGYYQIDSSEGAWNTARFEEPNLGYKPSFKGGYFPVSPTDTFHDLRGEMVHEMMKVGIKVEAHHHEVATAGQSEIDMKFDELTKMCDQFMWYKYIIKNVAKRHGKTVTFMPKPIFEDNGSGMHTHISIWKGGKPLFAGKKYAGLSDMALYAAGGLLRHAPALLAIAAPTTNSYRRLVPGFEAPVNLVMSARNRSASLRIPMYSKNPKAKRLEFRCPDPTANGYLAWSAMLMAVIDGIQNKIDPGEPLDKNIYELSKKELDTIPKVPGSLEESIAALEKDHAFLLKGKVFSKDLIEAWITWKREKEIAPMALRPHPHEFHMYYDS